Sequence from the Nymphaea colorata isolate Beijing-Zhang1983 chromosome 9, ASM883128v2, whole genome shotgun sequence genome:
GAACCGCGGTGACCTTCCTAGTTCTGGTCAGGTTTGTAATTTGCTGACACTATTTTACTTATTTCTCCTGCTTGGTTGCATATTGGCGAGGTTTTAATGGTTCGTTCATGATGTCTAGGTGTTCACGATTCCCGTTGCACCAGGGGATGTGGTGGTCGCCGGGACGGATGGGCTATTTGATAACTTGTACAACAGTGAAGTGACAGCGGTTATTGTTCATGCAATTAGAGCTGGCTTAGGGCCGCAAGTGACTGCACAGAAGATAGCAGCACTTGCAAGGCAACGAGCACAGGACCAAAACCGGCAAACCCCATTTTCAACTGCTGCACAGGAGGCTGGATTTCGGTACTATGGAGGCAAGCTGGACGATATCACTGTTGTTGTTTCTTACATAACGAGCTCGAGCACATAGAAAGCTGCCATCTTCCATGTATAGTCTCTTGAAAAGCTGGAGGGGAGGGGTCTGATACCTGCAGATTGTTGGTGGTTCTCCACGAAACATCTATTTCATACTTTATTCTTGCCTTCAGTTGGATCTGAGCGACTTTGATGAGGCCTCTTTAGCGTTGTAAAAAGCATCTCGTGAATCAAAAAAACTTCAGcctatctctctgtctctctcttgcgAATCATGTGGCTTAGGTAGCTTCCTTACAGGAATTAAAAGCGATAAAAGGGGTGGGACTGAATGGAAACGTTCTGAAATGGTGGGTTGTCCTTTATCATCTAAAACGGTTTTGTACCTTTTACATTGGAGTTGAAATTGAACCCCGAGTTTGGTTACACAATATTTGGTTTGTTGGACGTTCTAATAGCTATACTCCGGCTTAATCCAGTCCATTTGATGAGCTGATAGCTATACTGGATCCTGACCATTGCTGTGTCACTAAAGCAGGTTGACAATGCGAATGATCTCATGGTTGGTTTCCTTGATGAAACATCTTCAACTCTGCTGTGCGGGTTTGAGGTTATTAAGAGGTAGGAATGCGCATTTGTTTTCATCGGACTTCCTCCGGCAAAATCAGGCTATGATTCTGTGAATCTAATTCGAAATTCGAAGGGGTTCTGCGTGTGAGTGAAAGTGCATCGCGTCCATCACTCACAACCGGAACAGAAATCTAGAACGTGCAACATTTTGGCTTGTATGAGACTGTAGAACTCAAGTTTCTTCTGGTTTCAGGTTCGCCTCAAACGATTAATATCGATCGACTGGAGCTGGAAGGATCTGGCAATCGATGTTGCGTATTTTCGCAGACATCTTTACACTTGGAAACTACTGTTGCTAAGGGTGTGATTGAAAGTCGAATCAATGACTCACAATGTGATCCCCCTAATGCCCTTGATTAAAGGGAAATACCTGATCCTTGTCCGTTAATGATCGTCGATCTCATCCGGATATCCTGAGATAGTCAAAAGCAAGGCACGTGCCGGCCACAAGCATCGGACAAAAAATTGACTACCTCACAAATGTGAATGCGAAGATGCCGATCGATGTATCAAGAAATCGGATGCACCACAAAAAATCAgttaattttcatttgaatatgCGTCCCATTTCCATGAAACGAAAAGTTATTTATTGAAGAAAGggaataagaaaataaataaaaataattcccTACTAACGCCTTCACCAATTTGGGATTATTTGAGGTGCtgaaatcaacaaaacaaagcagaaaaaaaaaaaaaaggaaaaatatgcaGAAAAAAGAGGCGTATGCAGTTGGATATTTCGTGGGGGGAGGGAGAAAGCGCTGAGAACCATCCACACAGAGCACGAGCTTTCCACGCTCCACCCCTCCGCTTCTGATCCCGGCGGTCCACGTGTCATCAGCTGAACGGTCCATCTCcaaaaaagaagatagaaaCGATTGACCTTCTTCTGTATAAGCTCCCCATCTCCACTCTAGGTTTCTCCATCTCCCCTGCgcgctctctttctctgcatCTTGCTCATTTTCAGCATCTTCTCACCGATTTCCTCTTGTCATTTTGTCAGCCATGCTTCTAAGAGCTCCAAGTTTTGTTCCTTCCCTGAAGATTGGAGCCCATCCTCGTGGGTGTCAatcgtcgtcttcttcttcctccccttcTTTGGGGCTTCTTTTCCATAAGAGCGGGAGAGATGGGAGGCGGCTCGTGGTCTCTGCGGCTAAGAAGGACGCTGACGAGGCCCTTACAGGGGTGATTTTCCAACCCTTCCAGGAGGTGCAAAGCGATCTCTACCTCGTCCCCACCTCGCCCAACCAGTCTCTGGCTCGGCAGGGATACGCGGACACTTGCGAGGCCGCCATCAATGAACAGATCAAGTGGGTTCTCTTCTTTACCTGATATGTTTCTTGTTTGGGGTCCCTTTTCCTGCTTTCTTTGAGAGTCTCTTGCGGAATTCGTTGGTTTCATATGGTTGGTGGTGTTTGACAGCGTGGAGTACAATGTCTCCTATGTTTATCACGCCATGTTCGCGTACTTTGATAGGGATAACGTTGCCCTTAAAGGATTTGCCAAGTAATTTCCTGCCCGAATTCTCATGCTGATGCCTTCTTGATTCTTGGTCTTC
This genomic interval carries:
- the LOC116260763 gene encoding ferritin-3, chloroplastic-like, encoding MLLRAPSFVPSLKIGAHPRGCQSSSSSSSPSLGLLFHKSGRDGRRLVVSAAKKDADEALTGVIFQPFQEVQSDLYLVPTSPNQSLARQGYADTCEAAINEQINVEYNVSYVYHAMFAYFDRDNVALKGFAKFFKESSDEEREHAEKLMKYQNKRGGKVKLQTIVRPLTTEFDHPEKGDALHAMELTLSLEKLVNVKLLKLHEVASKANDPQLIDFIESEFLAEQVEAIKKISEYVSQLRRVGQGHGVWHFDQMLLHEA